The candidate division TA06 bacterium DNA window TGGGAATCGATCTCTGAAAACGCCTGTAAAATGGGCTCTTTTTCAAAAAGGGATATACTCAAAACCTGTAAAATGCTGTAGAGACTTGCCCGAAGGTTTAATCGTTTCTTTACTATGGCTACCAGCACGTAGATTGATACGGCAATCCAGATCTGCGACCTAACGGCATTATCGGAAGTGCCGTAAAACCCTTTGATGCCTAAATTCTGTTCTTCGTCATAATAGCGAATCCTTCGCAGCTTCTCCGGGTAATCTTGTGATGCCTGATAGTTTGCGCAGACCACCACTTGATCGCTCAGTATGCCGGACTTTTTATCGACCGGTGATGAATACAGCCGTCTTAGCCTGGTATTGCTTTTAGCCGGGATTACAAAGAAAGCCTGGGAACGGTGTATCTTGTAGAGTCGGGAAAAATCTAAATATCCCCGGTCTATCATATAGTAAGCGCCAGGCTCGACCGGCAACCCATCAAGCACCGTTACATCATGGACGTTTCCTTTGGTAATGCTGATAAACACTGGGATGTTGCCATGCAGGTCCAGCAGCGTATGCAGCTTGACCGCCGACTTGGTTTTCTTGAAATGAGCCCAGGGAAATAACGAGGCGCATAAATCTATCGTGGTCGAATCAAACGCGTAAACCAATTCTTGCAAATCCACAACAAACTCATCGTGGGCGTAATGGCCGGGCCGTCTGGATCAAGACTTGAGCGAAGTCTGCATAAATACGCCAATCCCGTTGTTCATTGGCGTTCGCCAAGGTATTCCGGCATACCGTTCCTCTGATACCGATATGATCATGAGTATCGGCTAATGTCTTGTTATGATGCAATTAAATGAGACTATACTAATAAGAATTCAATTCGTCTTCCGTCTAAATGTTGAACCTTCATGTTGTTCAGTCGTTGTAATGCCGGCTCCAGTTTTGTCATGCTTTGCGGATCTTTGGTATTGCGCTTGAGTCTGATCCGCCGGACATCTTTCGTCAGCTCGATCTCTGCCGGCATCAGCAGGATGGTGTGAAGAAACTTAGCCAGGCTCATCGAACGTCGTGCAAGACACTCATTCAAAAACCAGCTACTCAGATTCACCAAGGCGATTCTAAAATACGTCATGATCTGGTCAAGTTCCACGTCGATTCGATAGACGTCGTCTTTCCCTTGAAGGCGCAACCACTCCTTTTCGTGTTGGCGTAGCCTGTGAAGATCCTTCCCCCACTCGGATTCAATCGATTTTATCTGGCGTTGATATCGGACAATCTCACTGGAAACCGACTTCAAACGGATCCTCGTCTCCTTGTCGACAACGCGTTTACCCGCCACTACCCGGCTTTGGCAATGAAGGCGACGCTCTTTTTCGATGAGGGTCGCCAAATACTGCTCTTGGTCGGCAATCGCTTTCAGTGGGACGTGCAGGCTTTGCCGTAACCCTGTAATCAGGTCCTGCAGTTTCTTCTGAGCCTGTCGGACATTTTCATCGGGTAATTTCTTTTTTCCGTAACCCGCAACCCGGTTCAAGCATGCAAACGACTTCATGCTCCTGAATTGCAGTTCCTCGTTTGGCCAGCGATTAAAGTAGGCTTTCACCACCTGGCTGGCCCCCACCGCTTCCTTGGGAAGACTGGTGATCAGCACAGTTCGCTTCCCGTGATCCCAATCGATGCGCACGGCACGGACCACCACCAGATACCCCTTCTCCCGGGAATCCTCCAGTTCCAGAAGGCAATCCCGCAGCGTGGCCTCTCCAAAATAGTAGCGTTTGGCGCGCCCTTCAGCGCGTACCTTCCTGGGCTTCCACTGGTTGTCATCCAACGCCGTGATGTAGTGATACTTGTCCTGCTTGGCAAAGGCCCTTAACGTCCCCACCCCGTTGCCGGCGGCATCCATGACAATGACTCGCCTCACCGGCAGGCGCGGACCAGAACCTTCCAGCGTGTCTTCGATCTTTTCAAACATTCCTAATATGTGTTCCCCCACCGGCGCCTTTCCGGCATAGGTTTCCAGATACACTGGACGACCGAACCCATCATGGACGAACACCTGTTCCAGACACCCCATGACCCGTCCGAGCATGGTCACCTTGTTCTGTTTGACCCTTTTCTTAGACCACAGAGGTTTAGTATTCCCGTCCACGTAGTAGCACAGAAACGGAACCTCGGGTGGACTGTCCTGAAGCTTTCTCCAGTGCCTCTGCCAAAAAGACACCTGGTCGCGCAACAGTTGGTTCGATATTCCCAGGTACTTCAGTTCCCGTAGAAATTTGTCCAAAGTGTCGTGCTGGTAGTTGTAACCGCAAAAATGCTCCAGAGCATTTCCTAACGGACCATTTGCTGAACGGGTAGTCCCGTTGAGGGTAATGAGCGGCAAGGCCAGAATCCCAAGACATTTACGTTGTAGAATGAACTCACTCGCTTGGAACAAAGCCATTCGTGAGTAATTCTTTCTCGCCCGCTTCTCCTCCACCGAGGCAAAGCGCCGTACACGTACGTCTTCCCGACGGTTGTAGTCCCCGCTGAACTGTCCCAACCGGTTGCGCCCCTTGCGGTCACGGCTCAGCCTCTGCCGAGTGAATGCGACAGTCCCGTAAAAACGATCCCGCTCTTGGACTATCACTTCGGCGCTATGTTTCACCCAGTCCAGATGCAACGCCAGCGCTCCGATGATTTCAAAACCACCGCAGGAAGTGAAAATCCTTTTAGATTCCTCAGGACGTGGCCACGGAATATGTTCTCCTGCTTTCTTGAGGAAGCGGCCAGCGGTGGAACGATCCACCCGTATTCCCAGAGTGGTTTTCAAAGATTCACACATCTTTTGTAGGCTCAGGCGAGGGTTCGTGCGGTGAACTCCTCGGAGAAACCCTTCTGCATCCGGAGTAAGTTTCCGGTGATTTCCTTTGCTGCGTCCATCTAGGAGACTCTCCATACCTTCTGCCGCCAAACGAGCTTTATAGCGGAAATACTGAGGCCGACTGAAAGAGACCTCGTGTTTTCGCAGGTAGTCGACCACAGACAAGTTCGAGGTGGCGATTTTTTGCACAAGTAAAGATATCTCTTTTGGCTCCAGGGAATACCTCAGGCACGCTCATAATAGTTGCATATATTTCGCAGGCGGGATAAGTATACCATAGAGTCTCTTCTAATTGCAACATATTTTATATTAGCCGAAAGTCATGTGATAACACTTATTAATCGTCTCATAATAGAAATAACATCACGCGCATATTCAGTAGTCGCATAAGTGCCCATGACAGTATAAACATCAATACTATACTGTATTTTCTATGTTACTTTCTGACCAAGAAAGTAACCAAAGAAGTCTTGCCGCCCAGCAATTTCTGGAGGTCACTGTATCCATGGCCTAAATTCATTGATAACTTTCAACACCCTGTGCTCTTGGCACAGTGAAATAACTAAAAGGGAAAGTTTGAAA harbors:
- a CDS encoding IS4 family transposase, which encodes MDLQELVYAFDSTTIDLCASLFPWAHFKKTKSAVKLHTLLDLHGNIPVFISITKGNVHDVTVLDGLPVEPGAYYMIDRGYLDFSRLYKIHRSQAFFVIPAKSNTRLRRLYSSPVDKKSGILSDQVVVCANYQASQDYPEKLRRIRYYDEEQNLGIKGFYGTSDNAVRSQIWIAVSIYVLVAIVKKRLNLRASLYSILQVLSISLFEKEPILQAFSEIDSQSQDLHFSNQLVLFD
- a CDS encoding helix-turn-helix domain-containing protein, which gives rise to MQKIATSNLSVVDYLRKHEVSFSRPQYFRYKARLAAEGMESLLDGRSKGNHRKLTPDAEGFLRGVHRTNPRLSLQKMCESLKTTLGIRVDRSTAGRFLKKAGEHIPWPRPEESKRIFTSCGGFEIIGALALHLDWVKHSAEVIVQERDRFYGTVAFTRQRLSRDRKGRNRLGQFSGDYNRREDVRVRRFASVEEKRARKNYSRMALFQASEFILQRKCLGILALPLITLNGTTRSANGPLGNALEHFCGYNYQHDTLDKFLRELKYLGISNQLLRDQVSFWQRHWRKLQDSPPEVPFLCYYVDGNTKPLWSKKRVKQNKVTMLGRVMGCLEQVFVHDGFGRPVYLETYAGKAPVGEHILGMFEKIEDTLEGSGPRLPVRRVIVMDAAGNGVGTLRAFAKQDKYHYITALDDNQWKPRKVRAEGRAKRYYFGEATLRDCLLELEDSREKGYLVVVRAVRIDWDHGKRTVLITSLPKEAVGASQVVKAYFNRWPNEELQFRSMKSFACLNRVAGYGKKKLPDENVRQAQKKLQDLITGLRQSLHVPLKAIADQEQYLATLIEKERRLHCQSRVVAGKRVVDKETRIRLKSVSSEIVRYQRQIKSIESEWGKDLHRLRQHEKEWLRLQGKDDVYRIDVELDQIMTYFRIALVNLSSWFLNECLARRSMSLAKFLHTILLMPAEIELTKDVRRIRLKRNTKDPQSMTKLEPALQRLNNMKVQHLDGRRIEFLLV